A stretch of Brassica napus cultivar Da-Ae chromosome C6, Da-Ae, whole genome shotgun sequence DNA encodes these proteins:
- the LOC106348467 gene encoding beta-fructofuranosidase, insoluble isoenzyme CWINV3, translating to MGKTLLLLSLLLCSFIIDLEASRQDLNQPYRTGYHFQPPSNWMNDPNGPMVYKGIYHLFYQYNPYGAVWDVRIVWGHSTSLDLVNWTPQPPAFSPSQPSDINGCWSGSVTILPNGTPVILYTGIDQNKSQVQNVAVPVNISDPYLREWSKSPANPLMAPNAVNGINPDRFRDPTTAWIGHDGEWRVIVGSSTDDRRGLAVLYKSRDFFNWTQATKPLHHEELTGMWECPDFFPVSITGTEGLETSSSGEVKHVLKMSLIETLHDYYTIGCYDREKDVYVPDHGFVQDGSAPRLDYGKFYASKAFYDDVKKRRILWGWVNESSPAKDDIEKGWSGLQSFPRKIWLGESGNELLQWPIEEIETLRETQVNWYNKVLKAGSTIQVHGVTAAQADVDVSFKVKDLEKADVIEPSWTDPQKICSEEDLSVKSGLGPFGLMVLASNDMEEYTSVYFRIFKSNDTKYVVLMCSDQSRSSLNEENDKATFGAFVAIDPSHETLSLRTLIDHSIVESYGGGGKVCVTSRVYPKLAIGEKANLFVFNKGTQSVDVLSLSAWSLKSAQINGETVSPFSECEDSHSLNQY from the exons ATGGGGAAAACGCTGTTACTGCTGTCTTTGTTGCTCTGCAGCTTTATCATCGATCTTGAAGCTTCACGCCAAGATCTCAACCAACCGTACCGGACCGGTTATCACTTTCAACCTCCCAGTAATTGGATGAACG ATCCTAATG gaCCAATGGTATACAAGGGAATATACCATCTTTTCTACCAGTATAACCCATACGGCGCCGTTTGGGATGTAAGAATCGTGTGGGGTCACTCCACGTCACTTGATCTAGTTAACTGGACCCCACAGCCTCCAGCATTCAGTCCATCTCAGCCGTCAGACATCAACGGTTGTTGGTCAGGCTCCGTCACGATTCTACCAAACGGCACACCAGTGATCCTCTACACCGGCATTGACCAAAACAAAAGCCAAGTCCAAAACGTCGCCGTTCCGGTTAACATCTCCGATCCATATCTCCGAGAATGGTCAAAGTCGCCGGCCAATCCTCTGATGGCTCCTAACGCCGTCAACGGAATCAACCCCGACCGGTTCCGAGATCCGACCACCGCGTGGATAGGACACGACGGAGAATGGAGAGTCATCGTCGGAAGCTCGACGGACGATCGTCGAGGATTAGCGGTTCTGTACAAGAGCAGAGATTTCTTCAACTGGACGCAAGCGACGAAGCCTCTTCACCACGAGGAGTTAACCGGAATGTGGGAGTGTCCTGATTTTTTCCCGGTTTCGATAACCGGAACGGAAGGTCTCGAAACGTCGTCGTCTGGTGAGGTGAAACACGTGCTGAAAATGAGTTTGATCGAGACGTTGCATGATTATTACACGATTGGGTGTTACGACCGTGAGAAGGATGTTTACGTACCGGATCATGGGTTTGTGCAAGATGGTTCGGCTCCGAGGTTGGACTACGGGAAGTTTTACGCGTCGAAAGCGTTTTACGATGATGTTAAGAAACGAAGGATCTTGTGGGGTTGGGTTAACGAGTCTTCACCTGCTAAGGATGATATTGAGAAGGGTTGGTCTGGTCTACAG TCATTTCCAAGAAAAATATGGCTTGGTGAATCGGGAAATGAGCTGCTACAATGGCCGATTGAAGAGATTGAGACCTTGCGTGAGACACAAGTCAACTGGTACAACAAGGTTCTTAAGGCAGGATCTACTATCCAAGTTCATGGTGTTACTGCTGCACAG GCTGATGTTGATGTATCATTCAAAGTGAAAGATTTGGAAAAAGCGGATGTGATTGAACCAAGTTGGACCGACCCTCAAAAGATATGTAGTGAGGAAGATTTATCGGTTAAGTCCGGTTTAGGGCCATTTGGTTTGATGGTGTTGGCATCAAATGACATGGAGGAATACACATCAGTTTACTTCAGAATCTTCAAGTCAAATGATACTAAGTACGTAGTGTTGATGTGCAGTGACCAAAGCAG ATCTTCGTTGaatgaagaaaatgataaaGCAACGTTTGGTGCTTTTGTAGCAATAGACCCTTCACACGAAACACTTTCTCTTAGGACTTTG ATTGACCACTCTATAGTGGAGAGTTATGGTGGAGGAGGCAAAGTATGTGTAACTTCGAGAGTGTATCCAAAATTGGCAATAGGAGAAAAAGCAAATCTCTTTGTCTTCAACAAGGGAACTCAAAGTGTTGATGTCTTGAGCCTAAGTGCTTGGAGCTTGAAGTCTGCCCAAATCAATGGCGAGACAGTGTCACCATTCAGCGAGTGTGAAGATTCACACTCACTTAATCAGTATTGA
- the LOC106348468 gene encoding protein FLX-like 3: MSGRDRYHREVQDPSYHDRRRFTPERPFLRAPPPPSLLEDLQIQEAEIRRLLSDNHRLADDRVLLERELGAAKEELHRLNLMVSDLRAEQDLQAREFSEKRHKLEGDIRAMESYKKEASQLRGEAQKLSEIKRELSGDVQILRKDLVKLQSDNKQIPRLRAEVEDLQKELMHARGAIDYEKKEKFELIEQRQIMEKNMVSMAREVEKLRAELATVDSRPWGFGGSYGMNLGTMDGAYRGSYGETDGFLGSSERSQYYSHGSGSQKKPRLDRH; the protein is encoded by the exons ATGTCTGGAAGAGACCGATATCACCGAGAGGTTCAAGACCCTTCTTACCATGATCGACGTCGTTTTACTCCCGAGAGACCATTCCTTCGCGCCCCTCCACCTCCATCACTCTTAGAAGATCTTCAGATACAAGAAGCTGAAATCCGGAGGCTTTTGTCTGATAACCACAGACTAGCTGACGACCGAGTGCTTCTGGAGAGAGAGCTCGGTGCAGCTAAGGAAGAGCTTCACCGTCTGAACCTGATGGTCTCTGATCTCCGTGCCGAACAGGATCTGCAGGCGAGGGAGTTCAGTGAGAAAAGGCATAAACTTGAGGGGGATATTCGTGCTATGGAGTCTTACAAGAAGGAGGCTTCTCAGTTGCGCGGAGAAGCTCAGAAGCTGAGTGAGATAAAGCGTGAATTAAGTGGAGACGTTCAGATACTTAGGAAGGATTTGGTGAAGTTGCAGTCGGATAACAAGCAGATTCCGCGTTTGAGagctgaggttgaggacctgcagAAGGAGCTTATGCACGCTAG AGGTGCTATTGACTACGAGAAGAAGGAAAAGTTTGAGCTTATTGAACAGCGGCAGATAATGGAAAAGAACATGGTTTCTATGGCGCGTGAAGTTGAAAAGCTACGGGCAGAACTTGCTACTGTTGATAGTAGGCCGTGGGGTTTTG GTGGATCATATGGGATGAATCTCGGCACTATGGATGGCGCTTACCGTGGTTCTTATGGAGAAACCGATGGTTTTCTG GGATCTTCGGAAAGGAGTCAATATTACAGCCATGGGTCTGGCTCGCAGAAGAAACCTCGCTTGGATCGTCACTGA
- the LOC106348466 gene encoding phospholipase D alpha 4 isoform X2 has protein sequence MELEEQKKFFHGTLEITIFDATPFSPTFPFHCICTKPRPAYVTIKLNKKKVAKTSSELDRVWNQTFQILCAHPVSDTTITITLKTHCSVLGRFRISAEQILTSNTAIVNGCFPLTTNNGSKKPNLKLKCMMWFRPAYLEPGWCKTFEGEPFQGIKNASFPQRSNCRVVLYQDAHHKATFDPRVHDVPCNARNLWEDVYKAIDCARHLVYIAGWALNPNLVLVRDEETEIPHAVGVTIGELLKRKAHEGVAVRVMVWNDESSLPMIKNKGVMRTNDQTALSYFRDTSVVCRLCPRSHKKLPTAFAHHQKTITVDTRVTNTNTKEREIMSFLGGFDLCDGRYDTEEHSLFRTLGTSDDFYQTSLAGAKLSRGGPREPWHDCHVCVVGAAAWDVLKNFEQRWTKQCNPSVLVNTSGIRNLVNSATTEEDDRNWNVQVLRSIDHVSATEMPRGLQVERSVHDGYVAAIRKAERFIYIENQYFMGGCEHWEGKNGSGCTNLIPVEIALKIAAKIREKERFAVYIVIPMWPEGPPESETVEEMLHWTRETMTMMYKIIGEAIWEVGDGSHPRDYLNFFCLANREEKREGEYEAASSPHPKTQYWNAQRNRRFMVYVHSKIMIVDDAYVLIGSANINQRSMDGCRDTEIAIGCYQTDTTKTNEIRAYRLSLWYEHTGGKITVDELSFSEPESLECVRGLLTIGEQMWDIYSGEKVVDMNGVHLVVYPISVTTDGAVEKIGDGVFPDTKTLVRGKRSKMLPTVLTT, from the exons ATGGAGCTTGAGGAACAGAAGAAGTTCTTCCATGGAACACTCGAGATTACAATCTTCGACGCAACACCTTTCTCTCCTACATTTCCTTTCCAT TGTATATGTACGAAGCCAAGACCAGCTTACGTGACCATTAAGCTAAACAAGAAGAAAGTTGCTAAAACAAGCTCAGAACTCGACCGTGTCTGGAACCAGACATTTCAGATCCTCTGCGCACATCCTGTTTCCGACACCACCATCACAATCACGCTCAAGACTCACTGTTCCGTTCTCGGAAGATTCCGAATCTCTGCTGAACAGATTCTGACTTCTAATACAGCCATTGTCAACGGGTGTTTTCCTCTGACTACAAATAACGGATCTAAGAAACCTAACTTGAAGCTCAAGTGTATGATGTGGTTCAGACCAGCTTATCTAGAACCGGGATGGTGCAAAACGTTCGAAGGAGAGCCTTTTCAAGGTATTAAGAACGCTAGCTTCCCGCAACGATCGAACTGCAGAGTTGTATTGTATCAAGACGCGCACCATAAAGCCACGTTTGATCCTAGGGTTCATGATGTTCCTTGTAATGCAAGAAACCTATGGGAAGATGTTTATAAAGCGATTGATTGCGCTAGGCATTTAGTTTACATCGCAGGATGGGCATTAAACCCTAACCTCGTTCTCGTACGTGATGAAGAGACAGAGATTCCACACGCAGTGGGGGTAACGATCGGTGAGCTTCTGAAACGCAAAGCACACGAAGGCGTAGCGGTGAGAGTAATGGTGTGGAACGACGAGTCGTCTCTACCGATGATCAAGAACAAAGGTGTAATGCGAACAAACGACCAAACAGCTCTTTCTTACTTCAGAGACACAAGTGTTGTTTGTAGATTGTGTCCAAGATCGCACAAGAAGCTCCCTACGGCTTTCGCACACCACCAAAAGACCATCACAGTGGACACACGTGTAACGAATACAAACACAAAAGAGCGAGAGATCATGAGCTTCCTCGGCGGTTTTGACCTCTGCGATGGTCGTTACGACACAGAGGAGCATTCTCTGTTCCGTACACTCGGGACAAGCGATGATTTTTATCAAACAAGCCTTGCTGGAGCTAAGCTAAGCAGAGGCGGACCAAGAGAGCCGTGGCACGATTGTCACGTGTGTGTGGTCGGGGCTGCAGCTTGGGATGTTTTGAAGAATTTCGAACAGAGATGGACGAAACAGTGTAACCCTTCTGTGTTGGTTAACACCTCAGGGATAAGAAACTTAGTAAACAGTGCAACCACTGAAGAAGATGACAGGAACTGGAATGTCCAAGTCCTGAGATCGATAGATCACGTGTCGGCAACGGAGATGCCTAGAGGCTTACAGGTCGAGAGGAGCGTACACGACGGTTACGTCGCGGCGATTCGAAAAGCAGAGAGGTTTATATACATTGAGAATCAGTATTTTATGGGAGGCTGCGAGCATTGGGAGGGGAAGAACGGAAGCGGATGCACAAACTTGATACCCGTTGAAATAGCTTTAAAGATTGCGGCTAAAATACGCGAGAAGGAGAGGTTTGCCGTGTATATAGTGATACCAATGTGGCCTGAAGGGCCACCGGAGAGCGAAACGGTCGAAGAGATGCTTCATTGGACGAGAGAGACAATGACAATGATGTATAAGATCATAGGAGAGGCGATATGGGAAGTTGGAGACGGGTCGCATCCAAGGGATTACTTAAACTTCTTCTGTCTCGCaaacagagaagagaagagagaaggagagtATGAAGCAGCTTCGTCTCCGCATCCCAAAACACAGTACTGGAACGCACAGAGGAACCGGAGATTCATGGTCTATGTCCACTCCAAGATCATGATAG TGGACGACGCATACGTTTTAATAGGATCAGCCAACATAAACCAGAGATCAATGGACGGTTGCCGTGACACGGAGATTGCAATAGGTTGCTACCAAACAGATACAACTAAGACCAATGAAATTAGAGCTTACCGGTTGTCGCTCTGGTACGAGCATACAGGTGGCAAGATCACAGTGGATGAGTTATCTTTCTCGGAGCCAGAGAGTCTTGAATGCGTCCGAGGGTTGCTGACAATTGGGGAACAAATGTGGGATATTTACAGCGGTGAGAAGGTAGTGGACATGAACGGTGTACACTTGGTTGTGTACCCCATTAGTGTGACGACAGATGGTGCGGTTGAGAAAATCGGCGACGGAGTTTTTCCTGATACCAAGACGTTGGTGCGAGGGAAAAGATCCAAGATGTTGCCTACGGTTCTAACAACATGA
- the LOC106348466 gene encoding phospholipase D alpha 4 isoform X1 → MELEEQKKFFHGTLEITIFDATPFSPTFPFHVRIMLLKMTCICTKPRPAYVTIKLNKKKVAKTSSELDRVWNQTFQILCAHPVSDTTITITLKTHCSVLGRFRISAEQILTSNTAIVNGCFPLTTNNGSKKPNLKLKCMMWFRPAYLEPGWCKTFEGEPFQGIKNASFPQRSNCRVVLYQDAHHKATFDPRVHDVPCNARNLWEDVYKAIDCARHLVYIAGWALNPNLVLVRDEETEIPHAVGVTIGELLKRKAHEGVAVRVMVWNDESSLPMIKNKGVMRTNDQTALSYFRDTSVVCRLCPRSHKKLPTAFAHHQKTITVDTRVTNTNTKEREIMSFLGGFDLCDGRYDTEEHSLFRTLGTSDDFYQTSLAGAKLSRGGPREPWHDCHVCVVGAAAWDVLKNFEQRWTKQCNPSVLVNTSGIRNLVNSATTEEDDRNWNVQVLRSIDHVSATEMPRGLQVERSVHDGYVAAIRKAERFIYIENQYFMGGCEHWEGKNGSGCTNLIPVEIALKIAAKIREKERFAVYIVIPMWPEGPPESETVEEMLHWTRETMTMMYKIIGEAIWEVGDGSHPRDYLNFFCLANREEKREGEYEAASSPHPKTQYWNAQRNRRFMVYVHSKIMIVDDAYVLIGSANINQRSMDGCRDTEIAIGCYQTDTTKTNEIRAYRLSLWYEHTGGKITVDELSFSEPESLECVRGLLTIGEQMWDIYSGEKVVDMNGVHLVVYPISVTTDGAVEKIGDGVFPDTKTLVRGKRSKMLPTVLTT, encoded by the exons ATGGAGCTTGAGGAACAGAAGAAGTTCTTCCATGGAACACTCGAGATTACAATCTTCGACGCAACACCTTTCTCTCCTACATTTCCTTTCCATGTACGTATTATGTTGTTAAAGATGACG TGTATATGTACGAAGCCAAGACCAGCTTACGTGACCATTAAGCTAAACAAGAAGAAAGTTGCTAAAACAAGCTCAGAACTCGACCGTGTCTGGAACCAGACATTTCAGATCCTCTGCGCACATCCTGTTTCCGACACCACCATCACAATCACGCTCAAGACTCACTGTTCCGTTCTCGGAAGATTCCGAATCTCTGCTGAACAGATTCTGACTTCTAATACAGCCATTGTCAACGGGTGTTTTCCTCTGACTACAAATAACGGATCTAAGAAACCTAACTTGAAGCTCAAGTGTATGATGTGGTTCAGACCAGCTTATCTAGAACCGGGATGGTGCAAAACGTTCGAAGGAGAGCCTTTTCAAGGTATTAAGAACGCTAGCTTCCCGCAACGATCGAACTGCAGAGTTGTATTGTATCAAGACGCGCACCATAAAGCCACGTTTGATCCTAGGGTTCATGATGTTCCTTGTAATGCAAGAAACCTATGGGAAGATGTTTATAAAGCGATTGATTGCGCTAGGCATTTAGTTTACATCGCAGGATGGGCATTAAACCCTAACCTCGTTCTCGTACGTGATGAAGAGACAGAGATTCCACACGCAGTGGGGGTAACGATCGGTGAGCTTCTGAAACGCAAAGCACACGAAGGCGTAGCGGTGAGAGTAATGGTGTGGAACGACGAGTCGTCTCTACCGATGATCAAGAACAAAGGTGTAATGCGAACAAACGACCAAACAGCTCTTTCTTACTTCAGAGACACAAGTGTTGTTTGTAGATTGTGTCCAAGATCGCACAAGAAGCTCCCTACGGCTTTCGCACACCACCAAAAGACCATCACAGTGGACACACGTGTAACGAATACAAACACAAAAGAGCGAGAGATCATGAGCTTCCTCGGCGGTTTTGACCTCTGCGATGGTCGTTACGACACAGAGGAGCATTCTCTGTTCCGTACACTCGGGACAAGCGATGATTTTTATCAAACAAGCCTTGCTGGAGCTAAGCTAAGCAGAGGCGGACCAAGAGAGCCGTGGCACGATTGTCACGTGTGTGTGGTCGGGGCTGCAGCTTGGGATGTTTTGAAGAATTTCGAACAGAGATGGACGAAACAGTGTAACCCTTCTGTGTTGGTTAACACCTCAGGGATAAGAAACTTAGTAAACAGTGCAACCACTGAAGAAGATGACAGGAACTGGAATGTCCAAGTCCTGAGATCGATAGATCACGTGTCGGCAACGGAGATGCCTAGAGGCTTACAGGTCGAGAGGAGCGTACACGACGGTTACGTCGCGGCGATTCGAAAAGCAGAGAGGTTTATATACATTGAGAATCAGTATTTTATGGGAGGCTGCGAGCATTGGGAGGGGAAGAACGGAAGCGGATGCACAAACTTGATACCCGTTGAAATAGCTTTAAAGATTGCGGCTAAAATACGCGAGAAGGAGAGGTTTGCCGTGTATATAGTGATACCAATGTGGCCTGAAGGGCCACCGGAGAGCGAAACGGTCGAAGAGATGCTTCATTGGACGAGAGAGACAATGACAATGATGTATAAGATCATAGGAGAGGCGATATGGGAAGTTGGAGACGGGTCGCATCCAAGGGATTACTTAAACTTCTTCTGTCTCGCaaacagagaagagaagagagaaggagagtATGAAGCAGCTTCGTCTCCGCATCCCAAAACACAGTACTGGAACGCACAGAGGAACCGGAGATTCATGGTCTATGTCCACTCCAAGATCATGATAG TGGACGACGCATACGTTTTAATAGGATCAGCCAACATAAACCAGAGATCAATGGACGGTTGCCGTGACACGGAGATTGCAATAGGTTGCTACCAAACAGATACAACTAAGACCAATGAAATTAGAGCTTACCGGTTGTCGCTCTGGTACGAGCATACAGGTGGCAAGATCACAGTGGATGAGTTATCTTTCTCGGAGCCAGAGAGTCTTGAATGCGTCCGAGGGTTGCTGACAATTGGGGAACAAATGTGGGATATTTACAGCGGTGAGAAGGTAGTGGACATGAACGGTGTACACTTGGTTGTGTACCCCATTAGTGTGACGACAGATGGTGCGGTTGAGAAAATCGGCGACGGAGTTTTTCCTGATACCAAGACGTTGGTGCGAGGGAAAAGATCCAAGATGTTGCCTACGGTTCTAACAACATGA
- the LOC106348469 gene encoding PRA1 family protein F2, protein MTNYGAIPTSSHPSPPIDLEYISRAKHRIKSGLATRRPWKTMFDLQSMSLPHGFFDAISRIKTNLVYFRANYAVVVLLVLFLSLIYHPTSLLVLAVLVVFWIFLYFLRDEPLVVFGHQIDDRTVMICLSVLTIVMLLFTHATANVLGAVATAVVLVLVHAAVRRSDNLYLDEEAAAATEASGLTSYP, encoded by the coding sequence ATGACGAACTACGGCGCGATCCCGACGTCCTCTCATCCATCTCCGCCGATTGATCTCGAGTACATCTCACGCGCAAAGCACCGCATCAAATCAGGACTCGCCACGCGCCGCCCATGGAAAACGATGTTCGATCTCCAATCGATGAGCCTCCCCCACGGCTTCTTCGACGCGATCTCGAGGATCAAGACGAACCTCGTCTACTTCAGAGCCAATTACGCCGTCGTCGtcctcctcgtcctcttcctgaGCCTCATCTACCACCCGACGTCGCTCCTCGTCTTGGCCGTCCTGGTCGTGTTCTGGATCTTCCTCTACTTCCTCCGCGACGAGCCTCTCGTGGTCTTCGGTCACCAGATCGATGATCGGACGGTCATGATCTGCTTATCGGTTTTGACGATTGTGATGCTTTTGTTCACGCACGCGACGGCGAATGTTCTCGGGGCGGTGGCGACGGCTGTGGTGTTGGTTTTGGTACACGCGGCGGTTAGGAGGAGTGATAATTTGTATCTTGATGAGGAAGCTGCGGCGGCGACGGAAGCTTCAGGGCTGACGTCATATCCATAA
- the LOC106348470 gene encoding uncharacterized protein LOC106348470 produces the protein MASSKVCRLSSKIHSLTQKLSKTNAHVSSIPSPLKSSLPSSATPRINRSTRVPVELSSCVSLFPLHSAIASSRLVSSLSAESMSWGLVPQGISMPL, from the exons ATGGCGTCTTCGAAAGTGTGCAGATTATCGTCAAAGATACACTCTTTAACGCAGAAGCTAAGCAAGACGAATGCCCACGTCTCCTCCATACCCTCACCCCTTAAATCTTCACTACCATCCTCAGCGACTCCCCGTATCAATCGTTCTACTAG AGTACCTGTGGAGCTGAGTAGCTGTGTATCGCTGTTTCCACTACACAGTGCTATTGCATCTTCCAGATTAGTATCAAGTCTCTCTGCTGAATCCATGAGCTGGGGTTTAGTTCCTCAAG GTATTTCAATGCCTTTATGA